ATCGATTAAAAACTCGGAGTTTATTGAAGCATCCCGAGCCTTGGGTGCCAACCCATTTCGAATCCTTTCTAAAGAAATTATTCCAAATTCCATTGCTCCAGCAACCATTCAAGCTTCTCTTGATTTAGGAATGGTTATCTTAGCTGCAGCTGGGCTAAGCTTCATTGGTCTTGGTGCACAACCTCCATCACCAGAGTGGGGGGCCATGCTCTCCAACAGTCGTGAGATATTAAGGGATGCATGGTGGGCGGCGACCTTCCCAGGTATTGCAATTCTAGTGACTGTATTAGGATTCAATTTACTTGGTGATGGATTGAATGATGTTCTTGACCCTAAACAACGTTAGCAATCTATTTTTCATAAATATTTCTTTGAAAGGGGGACCGATTACACTTAAATTTCATAGCGTGTCAATCCATTTATTCAAAATTCAAGGGGGAAATCAGATGAAATTGAAAAATCAATGGTTGAAAATGGTCTTGCTTTTGGTTCTTGCTTTAGTAACGCTTGTTGGATGTAACAATTACAACCAAGAAGAAAATGCTAGTGGAAATACGGATGGAACAAACAATGAACAAGCTGACAACGATAATTCCGAATCTCCACCAGTTACTAATGAAAATTTTAATGCGGATGTATTCAATTTTGCCACAAACCAGGATATTCCACACTTAGATCCACATGGTTCTGCAGCAAATACATCATTCCGTGTCACGTACATGTTATATGATCGTTTAGTAACATATGATGGTACATCAACTGAGCCACAACCACAGCTGGCGAAGGATTGGGATATTTCTGATGATGGATTAACTTACACATTCTATCTACAAGAGGATGCAACTTTCCATGATGGAACTCCAGTCACAGCAGAGGCTGTTAAATATTCATATACTCGTGCCATCGAATTAGGAAAATCGGCAGCAGGTATTTTTAACAAGGTAATTGATCCTGAAACTAGCTTTGAAGTTGTCAATGACAAGACCATTAAGATTACTTTGAAAAAGCCGTTCGCACCATTTATTAGTACCTTAGGAACTGTGTTTGGAAACATCATTAACCCTGCATTAGCAGAAAATCATGGAGATGATTATGGAGAAGGTTTCTTAGCAGAAAAAGAGCTTGGATCTGGTCCATATATTCTTCAAAGCTGGGACCGTGGAGAAAAGCTTGTACTAAAAGCTAATCCAGATTATTGGGGAGAAGCTCCAACCATGGAAACTGTAAATGTCTTGTTTGTTTCTGAGCCATCGACTGCACGCCTTATGTTAGAAAAAGGAGAAGTTGATTTACTTGATAACACGATGATTTCTCCTGAAGTACTTGGAAATATGGAAGGAACAGAAGGAATTAGGATTAAAAAATCTACAGGTTACCAAATTGACTACATGCCGATGAATATTGAAAGTGGTGTACTAGCTGACAAAGCGGTTCGTCAAGCAATTGCTCATAGTATTAATTACGAAGCATTGCTAGAAAGTGTTTATCTAGAAGAAGCTGAGCGTATTGGTGGAGCAGTACCAGCTGGTATGTTTGGTTATAACCCAGATGCTAAACTTTATGATTATGACCTTGATAAGGCAAAATCACTTCTTGAGGAAGCAGGTTATGAAGAAGGAGAAATCAACCTTGAAATCGCTATTTCTGAAAATAACGAAGTCCGTAGTAACACTGCCTTATTGCTACAATCTGACCTTGCAAAGGTTGGAATTAACTTAGAAATTAAGACCTATGCATGGCCGACATTCTTAGATCTTGTAACCAATGGGGAACATGACTTTGGTCTAGTTTCTTGGACACCAGACTATCCAGATCCAGATTACAACTTATGGTACTTTGGGCATTCTTCAAGTAAAGGTCCCGGTTTCAACCTAGCATTCTTTGAAAATAGTGAAGTGGATGCATTATTAGAAGAAGCTAGAACCAATACAGACGAAGTTTTACGAGAAGAAAACTATAAGAAGATTCAAGAGATCATGGCTGAAGAAGTTCCTTATATCTTCGTTGCTCAACCAAACTTACAAGCACCTGTAAGAGATTGGGTACAAGGATATGAACTAAATCCTATGAATACTTGGTACGTGCCATTCCACAAAATCACAAAAGAACAATAAAAATGTAACAATGTAATGGGAGCGGTTGTTAACTAACAGCCGCCTTCCCTGTTTTTAAGTTTGTAGTTTAAGCTGACATATAGAAAGGACAGATCGCTAATGAGTACATGGAAAATAGGAAACCTATCTGCATCTGAAGGAGAAAAAGTTAAAGACTACCTAGAACTACCAACTATCGAAGAAAAATTGCCAGCCTTTTTAGTCAATGGGATGGAAGATGGGCCAACAGTCTTAGTTATGGGTGGTATTCATGGATGTGAATATACTTCTATTGATGCTGCTCAAAAAGTTGGAACACAACTAGACCCTTCCCAGGTAAAAGGAAATGTCATCGTTTTACCAATTGCCAATCCTGCTTCGTTTTATGCCCGAAGTATTTATGTACATCCAAGAGATCAGAAAAACTTAAATCGTATGTTTCCTGGAAAAAAAGAAGGTTCTGATGCTGAGCGTTTAGCTTATTGGATAAATGAAACAGTCTTTAAAAATGTGGATTATGTCATTGATCTCCATGGGGGGGACATGATCGAAGCGCTGGTTCCTTTTACCATCTATCATGTAACCAAGGACAATGGAATCCTTGAAAAATCCAAGGAAATGGCTTCGCTTTTTGACATTGATTATGTCATAGGTAGTAAAGGCCAGGTTCCCGGTTCAACCTACGGATGTGCCGCTGAACAAGGAACACCTGCAATCATTGCAGAGGCTGGACAGCAAGGAATTTTAACCTCAGAGAATTCTGTGAAACTACAAAAGGGTGTACTTAATATCTTGACATCAATAGGTGTATTAGATGGAGAAGTTAAACAAAGTCCATCTACTTATATTTCGGTGTTTGATTGGTATCGTTCCGATATTCAAGGGTTATGGTATTCAGCTGTCCAAATCGGGGACACAGTTAAGAAAGGGCAGGTGTTAGGGAAGCTTACCAATGAGTTTGGTGACACTGTAAAGGAAGTTTTTTCAGATACAGAAGGTGCAGTTTTATTTTTAGTTACTTCCCTTGCCATCAATAATAATGATCCGCTATTAGCTGTAGGGGCATAAGTTATGAACCAGTTACTGGATATTTCTTTGCTAGAATTAGCGGATTTATATCGAAAAAAGGAAGTTTCTCCAGTGGAAATCCTAAAAAAGACATTAGAACGTCAGAAAGAACTGGAACCAAAGTTAAATGCATTTCTCACTATATTGGAGGAGACGCTCTTCACCAAGCAAAAGTAGTAGAAAAGAAGTTTTTGAAAAAGGAAGATTTACATATCTTAGCGGGTGTTCCTTTTTCTGTGAAGGATTTATTTTACACAAAAAATATTCTTACTACATGTGGATCAAGGATATTAAAAGATTATAAACCAGATTACACTGCCACTGTTTTAAATAGGTTACAAGAGACGAATGCTATTCTTTTTGGGAAGAACAATATGCTTGAATTTGCTTATGGGATCGTCCATCCAGATTATGGGCAAACGAATAATCCATGGGAAATTACGAAAACATCTGGTGGCTCCTCAAGTGGTTCAGTTGCCGCGGTAGCTAGTGGAGTGGGGTACTTTTCGTTAGGAACTGATACAGGTGGCTCTATCCGGATTCCAGCTTCCTATTGTGGAATGGTGGGACTAAAGCCCACTAGAGGACTTGTTAGTACCCGTGGTGTTTTTCCATTATCTTGGACACTAGACCATGTAGGACCTATTGCTCGAAGTTCAAAGGATGTGGCCGTCGTACTCGATGTAATTGCAGGCTATGATCCACTGGATCCATATTCGGCTAAAAGTTCTGTCAGTTCCCTTGATCTTGGTAAGTTTAAAAAGCTAAATGTATTAAAAGTTGGAGTTTTACCATCGGAAAAGTTAAAAGATTTATCGTTGGAAGTTGAGAAAGTATATAAATCAACAGTTAAACAAGTAGAGTCCTTAGGATGGGAGCTTGTTGAAATAAAGTGGAAAGAATGGCATCGGACAGAACAAATAATAATGGATGTCCTTTTACCTGAGGCGGCACAAATCCATCAAAACTGGATGGATTTGAAAGATGATTATGCTGAATTAACCTATAGGCAGTTAGAAGAAGGCATGAGTCATTTGGCAGTTGATTATATAAATGGGTTAGAAGATGTGAAACGTTATACGGAATCCATCTCTGCTTTATTTGGCGTAGTGGACATCATCTTGACACCAACCGTTGCATTCCCGGCACCGGCCGAGGATCCCGAGATTGGTAGCGAAGATTTGAATGAGATGGTGTTCACTGGTCCATTTA
The Bacillaceae bacterium S4-13-56 DNA segment above includes these coding regions:
- a CDS encoding amidase — protein: MGGDALHQAKVVEKKFLKKEDLHILAGVPFSVKDLFYTKNILTTCGSRILKDYKPDYTATVLNRLQETNAILFGKNNMLEFAYGIVHPDYGQTNNPWEITKTSGGSSSGSVAAVASGVGYFSLGTDTGGSIRIPASYCGMVGLKPTRGLVSTRGVFPLSWTLDHVGPIARSSKDVAVVLDVIAGYDPLDPYSAKSSVSSLDLGKFKKLNVLKVGVLPSEKLKDLSLEVEKVYKSTVKQVESLGWELVEIKWKEWHRTEQIIMDVLLPEAAQIHQNWMDLKDDYAELTYRQLEEGMSHLAVDYINGLEDVKRYTESISALFGVVDIILTPTVAFPAPAEDPEIGSEDLNEMVFTGPFNISGHPAVTLNMGFTKKDLPIGMQLVGPHFRDQELLQAAYELEQIQTKRWPKLVIK
- a CDS encoding M14 family metallopeptidase codes for the protein MSTWKIGNLSASEGEKVKDYLELPTIEEKLPAFLVNGMEDGPTVLVMGGIHGCEYTSIDAAQKVGTQLDPSQVKGNVIVLPIANPASFYARSIYVHPRDQKNLNRMFPGKKEGSDAERLAYWINETVFKNVDYVIDLHGGDMIEALVPFTIYHVTKDNGILEKSKEMASLFDIDYVIGSKGQVPGSTYGCAAEQGTPAIIAEAGQQGILTSENSVKLQKGVLNILTSIGVLDGEVKQSPSTYISVFDWYRSDIQGLWYSAVQIGDTVKKGQVLGKLTNEFGDTVKEVFSDTEGAVLFLVTSLAINNNDPLLAVGA
- a CDS encoding ABC transporter substrate-binding protein, which encodes MKLKNQWLKMVLLLVLALVTLVGCNNYNQEENASGNTDGTNNEQADNDNSESPPVTNENFNADVFNFATNQDIPHLDPHGSAANTSFRVTYMLYDRLVTYDGTSTEPQPQLAKDWDISDDGLTYTFYLQEDATFHDGTPVTAEAVKYSYTRAIELGKSAAGIFNKVIDPETSFEVVNDKTIKITLKKPFAPFISTLGTVFGNIINPALAENHGDDYGEGFLAEKELGSGPYILQSWDRGEKLVLKANPDYWGEAPTMETVNVLFVSEPSTARLMLEKGEVDLLDNTMISPEVLGNMEGTEGIRIKKSTGYQIDYMPMNIESGVLADKAVRQAIAHSINYEALLESVYLEEAERIGGAVPAGMFGYNPDAKLYDYDLDKAKSLLEEAGYEEGEINLEIAISENNEVRSNTALLLQSDLAKVGINLEIKTYAWPTFLDLVTNGEHDFGLVSWTPDYPDPDYNLWYFGHSSSKGPGFNLAFFENSEVDALLEEARTNTDEVLREENYKKIQEIMAEEVPYIFVAQPNLQAPVRDWVQGYELNPMNTWYVPFHKITKEQ